The sequence TACGATAATATTGCAAAAATTTCATTTTACAATTTAAAGAATCAATTTGTTGCTAAATACGATGATGAAAAATACATAAAAGATGTATGGAAAATGCTTATGGATGCTTACAAAGAGCCAAGTTTTGAGATGCAACCCATTGAAAATCAAAAAATGGTATTTTTTGCCGATGGTAAATTGGTTGCTTTAATGCAAAGCACTACAGACAATCGTTTAAGAGGAAATACAGCATTATGGGCAAAAGTAAATCATGATGGGGGTTTGAGACCTATGTTCTGTAATCGATACTTCTATATCCCAAAAGGCAAAACAAAATTTGAAGTTTATTAAAAATGAAGATTTTCATATATTTTTTAATTTTTCTTTTTTTGGGACTAAGCCTTGTTGCTTGTACACAAAAAAAAGAAACCATGATTGCACAAAACCCAAATATAACTGAAGCTAATATCGTAGAAGAGTTAACAAAACAAGTGAAACACTATCCAAAAGAACCAACTTTTTTAATTAATTATGAAAGATCTTGGTGCTTTATGGAGATTTTTATAAATGATATGCTTGTTTATAAAGAATTTATTGAGTCTATGTCAGCTACATCTTTTGAGATTAGTAGTTATATTTTTAAAAGTGGAAAACAAAAAGTTTCATATAAATTATATCCATTAGGTAAGTTAGAGGGAGAGACTGATGTATATAATCATTTTATAGATGATACATCACTTAAAATTCAAATTGAAGAGTTCGATGTTTCAAAATCAAGGAATCCTAATGGTATAATTATTAAAGAGTATAGTTCTCCAACAACAATAAGCAAAGATGAATATGGTAAAGAATCAGAATTATTTGTTGCTACAGGAAAAGACTATTACGAAGGAAGTTTCACTTTCGAAGCAGAGGTACCTTATGAATTGGAAGGTTTTGAAGATGCACAAGATTTAAGAAAGTTGGATCCTAAGGAATTAGAAAAAAAACTGATAAATGAATATGCTGTAATAAAAAACATGTATCAAAACAGAGAATATGATAATATTGCTAAAACCTCATACAACAGTTTAAGAGACCAGTTTATTTCAGAATACGAAGAAAAAGAAAATATAGCGTCTATTTGGGAAGAATTAATGAGTGCTTTTAAAGCATCTAGTTTAGAAATGCAGCCTATTGAAAATTACAAAATGGTATTTTTTGCCGATGGTAAATTAGTTGGATTAATGCAAACCACTACAGACAATCGTTTAAGAGGAAATACTGCTTTATGGGCAAAAGTAAATCATGATGGAGGTTTAAGACCTTTGTTTTTGAATAGTTATTTTTATATCCCAAAAGGCAAAACACAATTTGAAGTTTATTAAAAGGAACAAATAATCAATTAAAAAAGTATAAATTATGGGACTATTTGATTTTATCAGAAATGAGTTTATAGAAGTAATCGACTGGGTTGATAACTCTATCGATACTGTTATTTGGAAATTCCAAGATAAAGGAAATAATATTAAAAATGGTGCACAACTTACGGTAAGGGAAAGTCAAGTGGCTCTATTAATGAACGAAGGTGAGTTTGGTGATGTATACGAATCGGGAAGATTTAGTTTAACTACTAATAATATGCCTATTACTACAACATTGAAATCTTGGAAATATGGTTTTGATAGTCCTTTTAAAGTAGATGTTTATTTTGCAAACACCAAACAGTTTACAAATCTTAAATGGGGTACATCTGGAGCTGTTATGCTTCAAGACAGTCAGCTAGGACAAATACGATTAAAATCTTTTGGAAGTTTTGCAATTAAAATTAACGATATTAAAAAAGTAATTACACAATTTTCGGGTACTAATCCATATATAAAAATTGCTACAATTGAAGAAACATTAAAAAAATGTATTGCAAGCAAATTAGCAGAAGGACTTGCAAGAGCAAATATTTCTGTTTTTGAATTAGCTTCAAAATTTACCGAAATAGGCGCCATTATTAAGCCTATTTTACAGCTTGAAATGGATGTTTTCGGCATTGAACTTACCTATTTTTACATCGAAAGTGTTTCACTTCCTGAAGAAGTAGAAAAAATGATTGATAAAAAAACTGAACTCAATATTTTAAGAGGTAATTTGAATGAATTTAACCAAATGCAAAGTGGTATAGCCTTAGAAAAAATGGCTGAAAATGAAGGAACAATTGGAGCAATGGGGGCAGGGATTATTTTAAATAATACGCTAGGACAACAGGCACAAAATACTAATACTACAAATAAAACAGAGCTTTTAGATGTATTGAAACAATTAGGTGAATTAAAAAATAATGGTGTACTAACCGAAGAAGAATTTAATACTAAAAAGAAAGAAATTTTAAGTAAGCTGTAATGAACCAATTAAAAGAGTTTCCTTGTCCTAATTGCAATTC is a genomic window of Flavobacterium jumunjinense containing:
- a CDS encoding SPFH domain-containing protein yields the protein MGLFDFIRNEFIEVIDWVDNSIDTVIWKFQDKGNNIKNGAQLTVRESQVALLMNEGEFGDVYESGRFSLTTNNMPITTTLKSWKYGFDSPFKVDVYFANTKQFTNLKWGTSGAVMLQDSQLGQIRLKSFGSFAIKINDIKKVITQFSGTNPYIKIATIEETLKKCIASKLAEGLARANISVFELASKFTEIGAIIKPILQLEMDVFGIELTYFYIESVSLPEEVEKMIDKKTELNILRGNLNEFNQMQSGIALEKMAENEGTIGAMGAGIILNNTLGQQAQNTNTTNKTELLDVLKQLGELKNNGVLTEEEFNTKKKEILSKL